The Streptomyces venezuelae genomic interval TTCGGCGTACGGCGGAGTGCTCAGCGGCACGAGCCAGAAGAGCAGCTTGCCCCACCACCAGTGGGGATGTCCCTCGGCGTCGGGCCCCCAGCCGTCGATGATCTCGAGGGTGAGGATGACCGCGCCGAACAGCCACATCGGCGGCAGCAGCCGGCGCAGACGCCCCCGGATGACACCCAGGGCGGGACGGCTGAGCGAGCGTGCCATCAGCACCCCGGCCAGCGCGAACATCACGCCCATCGACGGGAAGACGACGGGCAGCCAGAACCAGCCGAAGTTGTGGTAGATCACCACACGGACCAGTGCCAGCGCGCGCAGCAGGTCGAGATAGCGGTCTCGGCCGCCCTTGCGCGGGGCCGGTGTCGACGGCTCAGGGTCCGGCTCCGGCTGGGACTCCCGTCGCAGAGCGGCGGGGATCCTCAGCCTGAGGGTCTCCTGGGTTCCCCCGAACTCGAAGGATGCGGTCATGGTCAGGCCTCCACCGGTGCGGCGACCTCGCCGGTGCGCCGGAGCTTCTGCCAGCGCAGTCGGCCACCGGTCAGCGCCGTGATCGTGGACTGCAACAGGACGATGTACATCAGCTGCCGGTAGACCAGTTGCTGGATCGGCAGGCTGATCAGATGCAGGGGCTTCTCGCCGTCGAGCCGGAAGGCGTACCAGGACAGCACGGCCTGGAGCAGGATGAAGCCGCCCCAGCTGGCGAGGGTGATCGGGGCGTCCCCGAACAGCACGCCGTACAGCAGGAACATGTCGACCAGCGGCGCGAGCAGCGGGGCGACCACGCCGAACATCACGACGAGCGGCAGCCCGAGCCGGCCGAAGCGTCCGGCCGGGCCGCGGGAGGTCACGGCGCGGCGGTGCTTCCACATCGCCTGCATGCTGCCGTAGCTCCAGCGGTACCGCTGGGACCAGAGCTGCTGGAGGCTGGCGGGGGCCTCGGTCCAGGCGCGGGCGCGCTCGGCGTAGACGATCCGCCAGCCGTCGCAGAGCACCGCCATGGTGATGTCGGTGTCCTCGGCGAGGGTGTCGTCGCTCATCCCGCCGACCCGCCGCAGGGCCTCCTTGCGGAAGGCGCCGACCGCTCCGGGGATGGTCGGGATGACGTTGAGCATGTCGTACATCCGGCGGTCCAGGTTGTGGCCGAGGACGTACTCGATGTGCTGCCAGGCGCCGATCAGGCTCTCGCGGTTGCCGACCTTGGCGTTGCCCGCGACCGCGCCGATCGTCCCGTCGCCGAACGGCTGGACCAGCTCGCGCACGGTGGACGGCTCGAAGACGGTGTCGCCGTCCATCATCACGACGATGTCGTGCGACGCGGCCGCGATACCGGTGTTGAGCGCGGTGGACTTGCCGCCGTTGGCCTGGCGGATCAGCCGGACGAACGGCATGGCCATCGCCTCGACGATGTCCGCCGTGCCGTCCGTGGAGCCGTCGTCGATGACGATGACCTCGATCGGGTAGTCACTGGCGGCCAGCGAGTTGAGGGTGTTCGCGATGCACTCGCGTTCGTTGTAGGCCGGGACGAGGACGGTGACCGGCTCGGTGACGGGTGGTCCCCATGCGTCCCGCCGCCGGGCGCGTCGGGCGTGGAGCGGTGCGAGGACGAGCATCAGCGCGAACCGGCCGAAGTTGAGGAAGCCGACGACAGCCAGCAGCGCGACGAGAACCGGCAGGGTGAGCACGGCCGCCTGGGTGGCCCAGATGAAGCACTTGCCCGCCCACAGCTGGTAGCCGTGCACCGGGACGGTGGCGTCGGTGGCGCCGAGCGCCTCGGAGACGGTGGCGAAGCGGTACCCCTCGCCCTTCAGCTTCACGATGATCTGCTCGAGCGCGGCAAGGGTCTCGGTACGGTCGCCACCCGCGTCGTGCAGCAGGATCACCTCGCCCGCGCCGGGCTTGCGCGGCATCGCCGCCTTGACGATCGCGTCGACGCCAGGACGCTTCCAGTCGTGGGTGTCCCGGTCGATGAACGCGGTGAGGTAGCCGTGGGAACCCACGTACTTGATCACCGGGTAGTTCCAGTCGTCGAGCGCCGAGGCGTCGGAGGAGTACGGCGGGCGGAACAGCGCGCTGTGGACGCCTGCGACGCCGGCCAGCGCCAGCTGTGTCTGCGCCAGCTCCCAGCTGATCCGGGCTTCGGACTGGTACACCAGATCGGGGTGGGTGAAGCTGTGCACGCCGATCTCGTGGCCGCCCGCGACGATCTGCCGGATCAGCTCCGGGTGGCGCGTGGTCATCGCGCCGGTCACGAAGAAGTCCGCGCGGACGTCGTGGGCCGCGAGCACGTCCAGGATCTTCGGGGTCCACTCCGGCGAGGGGCCGTCGTCGAAGGTCAGGACCACGGTGCGGTCGGGGATCCGATAGCTCACGGGGCGCTCGTTCTTGTCGCCGCGCGCGTCGATGATCGGGCCGCCCTTGAGAAGGTTCTCCGGCACGGTCGTCTTGTCGACCGAGGTCGCGATCCGGGTGTCGTGGAACGCCTCGTTGGTGGCGAGGCCGCGGAGGACGAGGAGCGCGAGCAAGCAGGCCAGCAGGGACAGCGGCATGAAGAAGCGCAGCGGCGGCGCAGCCAGTCGGCGTGGTCTCAGCAGGGACTGCCGACGACGCTGGTGGCGGGACAAGGGCGCTCCTGGAGATGGGTGGTGCGGACGATCAGCCACGCTCGGCCGGCCCGCAGGCGTTGCTCTGGCGGCACGATGGCCGCGGTATGTCAGGGAATGTCACGGTGCTCGGCGTGATGGCCGAACGTCCGGGTGAGGCGTCGCAGACCGCGCCCTCCAGGGTCAGGAGGGCAACAAGGGCCCCCTGGCGGGCAAGTACGAGGGCTTCGGTGGTATCTCCATCGCCGGGGCGTCCGACTGCATACCGATCAGGCTGCTGCCCATGGCGGCCGCCAGGATCGCGCCGACCACGGAGACCGGCCAGCCGAAGCGCCGCAGCAGACGGCTGCGCAGACCCGACTGGTCGACGAACACCGGTGCCGGAGCCGGCTCCCAGGGAGGTGATTCAGCCACGCCGGGCTGTACCGAGTGGACCGGTCCGCGCCTGGAGGGTGTGGCGACTTGCCGCATCTTTTGTGGCCTTTTTGTGCAGGGTGTGGAGACCGCTGAAGCGTAGAGCGGACCGTAGCGCATCACCTGAAGCGATTGGTGTGTGATGTGCGTATTTGGCACAGTCCGATCGCACGTCGTAACCGGATCGGTATGCCAACGGGCACCTCCCGGCACCTGGATGACCGGGTCGTGAGCACGGGGCGGTATGGCTTGAATCCTTCGCTAGGATGACCGCTCGATTCATGCCGTCAGCGATTGATCCGCATGCAACGGGCGTGTCCAGTCACCGCCTCTACGCCCCAAGGAGCCTGTGTGAGCCAGCCCCGCCGCACCTCTCGTCGCCGAGCGTGGACCGCGCTCACGCTGCCCGCCCTCCTGTGCGTCCTCGCCGCGTGTTCCGCCGACCCCGCGGCCGGCGGGGGCGCCGACGACGCCGCCGGGCCCGCGCGGGACGCCTCGCCGACCCCCACCGGACCGCCGGGAACCCTGTTCGACAACTTCGACTACACCGGCGCCGACGACCCTTCCCTCGCCGCGCACGGCTGGGAGATCCGTACCGGCGGGGGCGGCCCCGGGATCAAGGACACCTGGAGCGCCGACGGCGCGGCCTTCCCCTCCGACCCGACGGCCGAGGGGGGCAAGGTCCTACGACTGCGCTCCTCCACCGACGGCACCGAGCAGGGCACCACGCAGGTCGAGGTCCAGACCACGAGCCGGAACTTCTTCACGGGAACCTTCGCCGCCCGGGTCCACCTCGGCGACAAGCCGACGAGCGGACGTGACGGCGACCACGTCGTCCAGGCCTTCTTCCCGATCTCCCCCTCGGACTCCTCGGAGAACTACAGCGAACTCGACTTCGAGTACCTGCCGAACGGCGGCTGGGGTTCGGTGGGTCCGCAGCTCGACAACGTCAGCTGGTACAAGGCCGACCCGCCGGACCGGGTGCACAACACCCTCAAGCGGCGCCTCGAGGGCTGGCACACCATGATGATCACCGCCATGGACGGAAAGGTCACCTACTCCCTGGACGGCAAGGAGCTCTTCACCAGCTCCGGCAAGTACGTCCCGCGCGAGCAGATGGACATCCACTTCAGCAACTGGCTCATCGACCTCCCCTTCACCGGCGGCCCGCGCACCTGGGACATGAAGGTCGACTGGGTCTACTACAAGGCCGACGAGGCCGTCTCCCAGGCGGACGTCCAGAAGACGGTGGACGGCTTCCACAGCACCGGCACCGACTACATCAACACCGTCCCGAAGCCCTGACCCCACCTGCGGCCGAGGCGATCGACGTGCAGGGCCGGTTCCGCGCCGGCGACATCGGCAAGCGCGAACTCGCCGCGGCACAGCAGAACCGAGCGGCACCAACGGCCACGCCTCCCGGAGCGCGCCTCGACCCCGTCAAGGTGCGCTCCGGTCCGTCAAGTGCGCCGGTCCCCAAGCGGTGCCCAAAAACGATCAAGGGGCCGTTTCAGATTGCTCTGAAACGGCCCCTTGATCTGCGACTCTTTCGAGTCGGGACGACAGGATTTGAACCTGCGACCCCTTGACCCCCAGGAGTGGGGGGCAAGGATATTATCGTGACATAACAGATTAATTATGGGCGCGAGTTGTGCCTGAACGCCCAGGTCGTTCACCATCGCGCACACCGTGTGGTCCCCAACTGGTCCCCAAATGGCAGGTGCTAGCCGGCCAGGCACCTGCTTGCGCACGTCCGTTCTGGCCGCTTGCAAGCGGCGCCAGGCAAAGGCCAATTCCACAAGGTCCCATGCGGGACCGCGGTCGGCAGCCTCGATCTGGCAGATCGACCTCCCATCCAGCGAAGGCGCGTGACGCACGGCGAGAGATTCTGCTTGTGGAAGAAGTAGCTCGCGGCCGGGTCGGTTGGGACCACAAGACCGCCGAAACGCCCCTCGCCTCTCGTGCCCTGCCGTGGCAGCCTGTAGGCATCGTGATGGCCCGACCACTGCGCCGAGCTGGTGAAAAAGCTCCGCAACCCACGCCAGCGATCCGCGCACACCGAGCTTTTCTCAGAATCTGGTTGAGGCGTAGTTAAGGATGTGGACGGCCTTGACGATGCCGACGATCAGGTAGGTAGCGGTAGACAGTCGCGATGCCGATTTGGAAGCCGGCATCAAACTAGACGTCGGTGTAGCCAATCGACCGTCGGCCACC includes:
- a CDS encoding bifunctional polysaccharide deacetylase/glycosyltransferase family 2 protein; translation: MPLSLLACLLALLVLRGLATNEAFHDTRIATSVDKTTVPENLLKGGPIIDARGDKNERPVSYRIPDRTVVLTFDDGPSPEWTPKILDVLAAHDVRADFFVTGAMTTRHPELIRQIVAGGHEIGVHSFTHPDLVYQSEARISWELAQTQLALAGVAGVHSALFRPPYSSDASALDDWNYPVIKYVGSHGYLTAFIDRDTHDWKRPGVDAIVKAAMPRKPGAGEVILLHDAGGDRTETLAALEQIIVKLKGEGYRFATVSEALGATDATVPVHGYQLWAGKCFIWATQAAVLTLPVLVALLAVVGFLNFGRFALMLVLAPLHARRARRRDAWGPPVTEPVTVLVPAYNERECIANTLNSLAASDYPIEVIVIDDGSTDGTADIVEAMAMPFVRLIRQANGGKSTALNTGIAAASHDIVVMMDGDTVFEPSTVRELVQPFGDGTIGAVAGNAKVGNRESLIGAWQHIEYVLGHNLDRRMYDMLNVIPTIPGAVGAFRKEALRRVGGMSDDTLAEDTDITMAVLCDGWRIVYAERARAWTEAPASLQQLWSQRYRWSYGSMQAMWKHRRAVTSRGPAGRFGRLGLPLVVMFGVVAPLLAPLVDMFLLYGVLFGDAPITLASWGGFILLQAVLSWYAFRLDGEKPLHLISLPIQQLVYRQLMYIVLLQSTITALTGGRLRWQKLRRTGEVAAPVEA
- a CDS encoding glycoside hydrolase family 16 protein, with translation MSQPRRTSRRRAWTALTLPALLCVLAACSADPAAGGGADDAAGPARDASPTPTGPPGTLFDNFDYTGADDPSLAAHGWEIRTGGGGPGIKDTWSADGAAFPSDPTAEGGKVLRLRSSTDGTEQGTTQVEVQTTSRNFFTGTFAARVHLGDKPTSGRDGDHVVQAFFPISPSDSSENYSELDFEYLPNGGWGSVGPQLDNVSWYKADPPDRVHNTLKRRLEGWHTMMITAMDGKVTYSLDGKELFTSSGKYVPREQMDIHFSNWLIDLPFTGGPRTWDMKVDWVYYKADEAVSQADVQKTVDGFHSTGTDYINTVPKP